In Verrucomicrobiales bacterium, the genomic window ACTCTTGAAAAAGCGTGGGCCAAAAACATCGGCGCCAACGCTCCAATCGAACTCACTTTCCGGTGAACAAAAAAACTAAAAACCCTTGCCGGAGTAACTCAGATGTCTGGGCTTTGAGGCGCAATCCCGTTGGGATAGGGACCGAAGCGCTCTGACCTTGTAAGTAATACTCAGAGAGGGCTGCAGGAGATCAGAACTATACGCCTCCTCGGACCGCTTCACTTCTTTAGATAGCGATCGAACCAATCGGCGAGGAGACGGACGTCCCATACCATGGTGAGCCAGCCGTGTTTCTTGCCGGGCCGGACAATCACCTCGACGGTCTGCCCCATGGCTCGAGCCGCGGCTTGGTAGCGTTCGGATTGATCCAGCGGAGTGAGGGTATCGGCACCGCCATGGAGGATGAGGGTGGGAGGCAAATTCGAGTGGACGTGGAAGATGGGGGAGAGGTCGTGGCCGATGGGCTTCCAGACCGACAGATTGGTGCTGTTCGGACCGAAGCCTTTCACAAAGCTTTTCGGCGGCCCACCGTCGCCCAGGTTTTCGGTTGATGAGCCGAGGTTGATGAGGTCGGTCACCGGATAGAAGATCGCGGCGGCCTGGACCGCGCTGCTTTCGCGTTCGAAAGGTTCCGCGGCATCGGGAGCCCCGGGACCACCTCGAGTTGCCAGCATCAGGCTGAGATGTCCGCCGGCGCTACCGCCACTGACGCCCAACCGGTCGGGATCGATCCCATACTCCTTGGCGTGGTAACGGATGAAGCGCGTGGCCCGGTGCATGTCCTGGACGATCTCCATGATCGTGGCTTTGGGTTGCGACAGATGCGATACGGCCAGGACAGTGTAACCGCGCCGGAGCAAGGGCGCGGTCATCCACGGTTTGAAGCTGTTGGTGCCCGATTTCCACCCGCCGCTCACCAGAAAGAGCACTCCGAGCCCGTTGGGATCAGACGGCTTTACCAGATCGATGGTGAGCGGATAGCCCTGTCGCATTCCATACACGATTCCGTTTTGCCGGGTGTAAGTGGGATGGAAATACCACCAGACGCCACCGATGAACAAGGCGACGAGCAGAAGCGTCCCGGCCAGCCATTTGAGGGCGATCTTAATCCCACGTGGAATCGTCATGATGCGGGCCTAAGGATTGGAAGTGAGCCAGAACCTGACCTCGGCAGCCTTGGGATGGTTGGGCTCGGCCTCCAACATTCGTAGGTAGTAGTATCGCGCGGTACGGTTCTGTTTGAATCTTTGAGCGTAGAGGTTGCCGAGCGCCAGCAAGGTTTTTCCGTCATCCGGTCGGGTTTGGAGGATGGCCTCCAGTTCGCGCGCGGCGTCGATGGGGTAGTTGGACTGGCGCAGTGCGGCGGCGAAGTTATAGCGACCGTTCACCGAATCTGGATCGATGTTCAGAGCCTGTTCGTAGGCGTGCAGCGCTGTCGTCCAGTCCCCTTGTTCGGCGGACGCGAGTCCCAGGTTGAAGAAAGCGTCGTAATTGGAGGGGTCGACCAGGGTGGCGCTGCGGTAGAAGTTGATCTCCTCCTCGGCTCGGCGGTCGCGATGGGCGAGAATGCCCTTGTTGACCAATTCTGCCGCCTTTTGGCGATCCCCCGCGTTGGGGCGGATCGCTTGGCGATATGCGTAGCGGGGGAATCCTTCCGTAGGCAAGGCATCGGCCAGCGTGGCTTGCCCCTGAGTCGCAGAAATCTCGCGCGCGGCGTTGGCGGGGGTAGCGGAGCGCGGGGGATCCGCCCGGACAGAAGCAGGGAGCGGTGGGTCGTTTTTCGGGCGTGAGCGGAAGGGATTGAGGCGCTGGAAGAATCCGGGTCGATCGTCATTGGCCGCGACCGGAGCGGGCGCGGTCTTTTGAGGTGCGACACTCGGGGCTGCCGCTGCGGCGGGTGAGCCTGAGGCGATCGCAGTCGCCGGCCTGCTTCCGGGTTGAGGAGGAGGCAGAACGGGATCCGCGGCCGGCTTGATGTTAATTTCGCGTCCCACATCGGAGATGACCACTTCCGGCGGTGGTGGGACCGTCTCGCGGACGGGCGAAGGCGCCACAGCTGCGGTTGATGGCGCAGGTGTCGTGGGGGTGACCGATGCGGGTGGGGGCGCGGGTTGCGGGGGTAGAGAGGCGGTCGGTCTAAGGGCAGCCGGAGGCGTGGCCGTTGGGGTAGCTGTAGCGGGTTGTCCGGCGGCCGAACGGCTCGGAGGAACCACGACGGGTGCCTGGACGGCGGTTAGGCTTTGCGTGACAACGGTTCGGGGGGTGTTGTTGGCTAAGGAGGCTGCGGTCGGTGCCGGATTGGTGCGGTAGACCGTATTGGTGAGCGCGGTCGGGGCTGGGGCGCGATTGGAACCCGCGAGCTCATCGGCCAGGTTCTGGGCCACCTGATTGACCGCTTCCCAATTGTCCGGACGCGGTTGCAAGGCCAGGTAGGCTCGATATTTCTGCAGGGCGGTGACTCGCTGATTGAGGTGTCGATGAGTCACAACCGCTTGATTCAGGAGAGCCGGCCCGTAGTTGGGAGACTCAGCCAGGGCGATCTGAAAATATTGGATTGCCTCGATGTAGCGTCGTCGACTTACGGAGACATAGCCCATGCCATTGAGCGCTTCGGGATGCTTCGGGACGAGGGTGAGAGCGTTGCGATAGCAAACTTCGGCCGCGTCCAGTCGGTTGACCCGGGTTTGTGCGGATGCAAGCCGCAGCCATCCCTCGACCGCTCTGGGTTGCAGCAGGGTGAACGCGGTGAGTTCCGTAACTGCCAGCTGGGTTTGGTCCTGCTCCAAATACAAACAACCGAGGTTGTAGTGGGCGGCGGACAATTTGTGGTCCAGGGCCAAGGCTTTGGAGTAGGCCTGGGCTGCTTCGGAGGACAATCCAGCACCCTGGTAGGCCAGGCCTAACAGGTTCCAGGCGCGGGCTTCCCGGGGGATCTTTTCGGTGGCGAGCTGGAAGAGGGCGATCGCCTCATTGTAGCGCTCTTGCTTCAGCACGCGCTCGCCTTCGAGGAGTGCTTTCGGGCCTTGCGGCTCGCATCCCGTCCAAAAGAGGCAGCTAAGCACAAGCATTCCGACCGCGCCTCTGGCGACCTGCCATCGCGGCGGCGGCAACAGGTCAGCGTGCACGGTGCCTGCCGAGGACGACGGGCACTTCCTTTCCCCTGAGTTTGGACCTGGTTTTTTGTTGGTCACGACGTTCGCTCGTGGTAACACTCAGAAGCGCGGGGTGTCAAGAAACCCGCCCTTAAATAGTGATGGATATACGTCGTAGCCACATCTTTGGTTGGGTGCTTGCGGCGGCCCTAGCATTTTCCTGGGTCGCCGGGATTTCTCGTGGTGCCGAGTCTCCCGTAACGGAGCCAGCCACTGCCCGGGTCGTCGTGGTGCACGATGCCCTGGCCACGGATGCATTTCGGCCCCGGTCCGACCGAGTTCGTGAGCTGGTTTCCCGGGGGCTGACGCGGCTGACCGGAAAAGCCACGGTCCAGGCCGCCTGGATGAGTCTTATTACCACTCAGGACGTGGTCGGAATCAAGGTGAACGCTGCTGCCGGATTGGCCGGGACCCGGCCGGAGGTTGCCGCTGCGTTAGCCGAGTCGCTTCTAGCCGCCGGCTTGAAGCCCAGCCAGGTGGTGATCTGGGATCGTCTCAGCGCAGATCTGCTGTCGGCCGGTTTCAACGAGGTGGGTAAGCAGCTGGGAGTGCGGGTCCTGAGCGCTCATCAAGCCGGGTATGACGAGAGCGTGGCCTACACCAACTTTGCCTTGGGTCACTTGGCCTGGACCGATCATGAGTTTAACCGAACGGGGGAGGAGGTGGGCAAACGCTCTTTCTCGACCCGCCTGATCACCAAGGAGATCACAAAGATCGTGAATGTTCCGTCCTTGCTGAACCATTATCGTGCTGGGGTTTCTGGGTGTCTTTACACCTTGGCTCTGGGCAGTGTGGATAACATTCAGCGCTTCGAGAGCTCGCCCGAACGTCTGGCGGATGTGATCCCGGAGTTGTATGCCCAGGAGAACGTTCTCGATAAGGTGGTGTTGAATGTGGTGGACGCGCTCATCGCTCAGTATCAAGGCGAGAGTCAGCCCTTGCTTCATTACGCTACGGCGCTGAACGAGCTCCGATTCAGTCGCGATCCGGTGGCCCTGGACGTTCTTTCCCTCAAGGAACTCGCCGGCCTTCGGGAGTTCCACCAGATCACTTCCTCAACCAATGTGACCGCCTTGGTCGATCGTTTGTATCGTGAAAATGCTCCGCTGTTGCAGCTGGGCGTCGCGGATCCAAAGCGGATTCAGACCGACCGAAACTGACCCGCGTCCGTCCGATCCGATGAGAGGGAGTCTTAACCACGGATTTCTCGGATGACTCGGATGGAAAAGAAAAAGGCCCTCCGACTCTGGGTTCCGTGGGCAAAACGCTTCCTTGGAGGTTGTCTCGGCTTTCCATTCGAGCCTTGTAGGAGCCGAGGTGACGAGGCTTGGTTCATGGAGGGGACCTGGCTATGATCGGGCTGATCGGCACGATCCGTCGGCTCTCACTGATTGAGTGCTCCTCCGCGTTCTCCGCGCCTCCGCGAGAAAAGATCCCTCCCCTGACTCGGAAGGACTGCCGGAATCCCTCGCGGAGGCGCGGAGAGCGCGGAGAGGAAAAAGTTCATGGAGAGAGTAGGTCCCTCTCCAGATCCGTGCGGTCCGCGTGGTCCGTGGGCGCCCCTGCGATTGCGGGATTTCGCCGGGGGCGCTCAGGCTTTGGCAGCGGCCAAGCGTGCCTGGACGAAGTCCCAATTCACCACGTTGTAGAAGGCGTTGATATAGTCGGCTCGTCGGTTCTGATACTTCAAGTAGTAGGCATGCTCCCACACGTCGATACCTAGGAGTGCCGTTTGTCCGGGTAGGACCGGGGCGTCCTGGTTGGGCATGCCTTTGACTTCCAGTTTGGATCCATTCCAGAGCAGCCAGGCCCAGCCGCTGCCGAACTGGCCTAGCGCGGTTTTGGTAAACTCTTCCTTAAACTTTGAGAAACCTCCGAAGCTCTTGTCGATGGCACCGAGGACCTCTCCTTTGGGCTCCCCACCGCCGGTCTTGCTCAGCATTTGCCAGAACAGATTGTGATTGTAGGTGCCGCCCCCATGATTTCGGATGGCGGTTCGAACCTCTGCCGGCCAGCGGTGCAGGCCGCGAATCAACTCCTCCAGGGCTTTATTCTGGTCCTCGCCCACAGTCCCGAGAAGCTCAGGCTTGCCGGCGACTGCTTTGTTCAGGTTGGTGACGTAGGACGCGTGATGTTTGCTGTGATGAATCTCCATCGTACGGGCATCGATGTGTGGCTCGAGTGCGTCGTAAGCATAGGGCAGTTTCGCCAGGCTGAAGGGGCCGGTTGCGGCGGGCGCGGTCGCCGCAGGCTGGGCTGACAGCACGGTGGAGGTCTGCGGCAAGAGGCTTAGGGCCATGGCGCTGCCGACGGTGGTTTTGAGGGCCTTGCGTCGTGTCATCATAACTAGTGCTCAGAAAATGCGTCCCGATGGACGCGGGTTTATGGTCGAGTCCACTCGCAAGCCTAGCGACTTGTGCCCGTTCAAAGCGTGCGAGATCGGCGTTAACTTGGCACAACCTGGTCGCTTGCCAAGCCCTGATCGGCGAACTGTTTTTTCTCCGCCCCTCAACACAGGTCTTGACTTGATGGATGCTTGAAGGAACATCCGGCCTGTGTCTGTCCTTTTCACCATCGAAAACCAGATCCGGTACCATATCGTCCGCAAGATCTTTGAGGGCGGCATGGGAATTGTCTACGAGGCCGAGCAGACGGGTGCCCAGGAGTTCTTGAAGCGAGTGGCCATTAAGGTTATTCGCCAAAACTTCGCCTCCCAGGCTCAGTTCATTGAGAATTTTGTGGGCGAAGCCAAATTGGTGGCGGACCTGATCCATACCAACATTGTCCAAACCTACCATTTGGGGGAATACTCCGGCAGCTTCTTCATTGCGATGGAACTGATCCGGGGCGTCAACCTGGAGCAGTTTTGTGCGCAATTGAAGGAAAAGCGGCGCGTGTTGCCGGTGGAGAATGCGGTGTTTATCGCGAGCCGAGTGGCGCGCGGGCTTGCTTACGCGCATTCGAAGACCGACAAGAACGGCCGTCCTCTGGGGATTGTTCATCGCGATGTCAGCTTCAAGAACATCATGATCGCGTTTGAGGGCGATGTGAAGCTCACCGACTTCGGCATCGCGAAGGCGCGCGGGTTCTTGACCGACAATGAGGGTGAAGTGGTCGCGGGCAAGGCGGATTTCATGAGCCCTGAGCAGGCGGATTTTCAGATTACGGATAAGCGCTCCGACCTGTTCTCGCTCGGTGTGGTGCTGGGAACCTTGGTTCTGGGCTACAACATTTTCAAGGATTCGACTGCGGAGAAATCGCGGCAGCGCATCATCTCGATGCCGATTCCTGATTTCCGGACCCTGGACCGTCGGATTGACGATCGATTGAATCAGATCCTGCAGCGGGCCTTGTCTCGAAAGCTGGCTCAGAGGTATCCGGATGCGGATGAAATGCTCTATGAATTGGAGCACTACATCTACCACGGTGGCTATGGGCCCACGAACGAAACCTTGGGCAAGCTGATCCGCAGTCTCTTCGGGGTTCGACAGGGGGCTGCCGCCGCCACGCAATCGAAGCAGGGAACCAAAATCATTGAGGCCACCGCCCGGCTGGCTGGCAAGACGGGTTCGACCGTTCGCAGCGGCAGAACGACGGCTTCCGCCCGCTCGGGCAACACGGTCGCTCGTTCGGGAGGCGCCACGGCCCGTTCCATCTCGAAGAAGACTCCATGAAAAAGTCGTCGTCGGTGGTTCAGCTCGGCTTGCTCCAGCATGCCTGCGTGGCGGAGCCTGC contains:
- a CDS encoding alpha/beta hydrolase; this encodes MTIPRGIKIALKWLAGTLLLVALFIGGVWWYFHPTYTRQNGIVYGMRQGYPLTIDLVKPSDPNGLGVLFLVSGGWKSGTNSFKPWMTAPLLRRGYTVLAVSHLSQPKATIMEIVQDMHRATRFIRYHAKEYGIDPDRLGVSGGSAGGHLSLMLATRGGPGAPDAAEPFERESSAVQAAAIFYPVTDLINLGSSTENLGDGGPPKSFVKGFGPNSTNLSVWKPIGHDLSPIFHVHSNLPPTLILHGGADTLTPLDQSERYQAAARAMGQTVEVIVRPGKKHGWLTMVWDVRLLADWFDRYLKK
- a CDS encoding tetratricopeptide repeat protein is translated as MLVLSCLFWTGCEPQGPKALLEGERVLKQERYNEAIALFQLATEKIPREARAWNLLGLAYQGAGLSSEAAQAYSKALALDHKLSAAHYNLGCLYLEQDQTQLAVTELTAFTLLQPRAVEGWLRLASAQTRVNRLDAAEVCYRNALTLVPKHPEALNGMGYVSVSRRRYIEAIQYFQIALAESPNYGPALLNQAVVTHRHLNQRVTALQKYRAYLALQPRPDNWEAVNQVAQNLADELAGSNRAPAPTALTNTVYRTNPAPTAASLANNTPRTVVTQSLTAVQAPVVVPPSRSAAGQPATATPTATPPAALRPTASLPPQPAPPPASVTPTTPAPSTAAVAPSPVRETVPPPPEVVISDVGREINIKPAADPVLPPPQPGSRPATAIASGSPAAAAAPSVAPQKTAPAPVAANDDRPGFFQRLNPFRSRPKNDPPLPASVRADPPRSATPANAAREISATQGQATLADALPTEGFPRYAYRQAIRPNAGDRQKAAELVNKGILAHRDRRAEEEINFYRSATLVDPSNYDAFFNLGLASAEQGDWTTALHAYEQALNIDPDSVNGRYNFAAALRQSNYPIDAARELEAILQTRPDDGKTLLALGNLYAQRFKQNRTARYYYLRMLEAEPNHPKAAEVRFWLTSNP
- a CDS encoding DUF362 domain-containing protein, which encodes MDIRRSHIFGWVLAAALAFSWVAGISRGAESPVTEPATARVVVVHDALATDAFRPRSDRVRELVSRGLTRLTGKATVQAAWMSLITTQDVVGIKVNAAAGLAGTRPEVAAALAESLLAAGLKPSQVVIWDRLSADLLSAGFNEVGKQLGVRVLSAHQAGYDESVAYTNFALGHLAWTDHEFNRTGEEVGKRSFSTRLITKEITKIVNVPSLLNHYRAGVSGCLYTLALGSVDNIQRFESSPERLADVIPELYAQENVLDKVVLNVVDALIAQYQGESQPLLHYATALNELRFSRDPVALDVLSLKELAGLREFHQITSSTNVTALVDRLYRENAPLLQLGVADPKRIQTDRN
- a CDS encoding superoxide dismutase, with amino-acid sequence MMTRRKALKTTVGSAMALSLLPQTSTVLSAQPAATAPAATGPFSLAKLPYAYDALEPHIDARTMEIHHSKHHASYVTNLNKAVAGKPELLGTVGEDQNKALEELIRGLHRWPAEVRTAIRNHGGGTYNHNLFWQMLSKTGGGEPKGEVLGAIDKSFGGFSKFKEEFTKTALGQFGSGWAWLLWNGSKLEVKGMPNQDAPVLPGQTALLGIDVWEHAYYLKYQNRRADYINAFYNVVNWDFVQARLAAAKA
- a CDS encoding serine/threonine protein kinase — encoded protein: MGIVYEAEQTGAQEFLKRVAIKVIRQNFASQAQFIENFVGEAKLVADLIHTNIVQTYHLGEYSGSFFIAMELIRGVNLEQFCAQLKEKRRVLPVENAVFIASRVARGLAYAHSKTDKNGRPLGIVHRDVSFKNIMIAFEGDVKLTDFGIAKARGFLTDNEGEVVAGKADFMSPEQADFQITDKRSDLFSLGVVLGTLVLGYNIFKDSTAEKSRQRIISMPIPDFRTLDRRIDDRLNQILQRALSRKLAQRYPDADEMLYELEHYIYHGGYGPTNETLGKLIRSLFGVRQGAAAATQSKQGTKIIEATARLAGKTGSTVRSGRTTASARSGNTVARSGGATARSISKKTP